The nucleotide sequence AGGGATGATGGCATCGACTGTTACTTCGTTTGTGGGGGAGATTTTgtaggggagggggaattCTGTGCCCCCCGTCCGGCCGAGGTGGCTTGTCCCGCCTCGGAACTGGAGTTTGGTATTGTCAAAGGCGACCGAGATCAAGACGATGAATTGGTccgaggggagggtgattgTTTTGGTGGCGCGGCcggcgggggagagggtgagggaggtgaagccGTAGGTTTGGCGGGAGTCGTCGGTGATGTCCTGGATGTAGATCCAGACTGTGGCGCCTGAcatgggggggtgggttgcgggggtggtggagcggTCTTCCCAGCGGACGCGGAGGGTTACTTTGTAGGTTTCCTTCTCTCGGCGAGGGGGGTTGCCGTCGATAGggtaggggaggaggagagggatgtTTGGTGGGTTGGACAAGACGGGGGTGGGTTCGTCGGGGTAGTCGGGGCAGGAGCAGGTTCGGTTGAAGTCGGAGGGGCCGGGGagagggatggtggggatggttTGGTTACGGCGGTAGAGATCGAGGAGCCAGTTGTCCCTGTGTTGTTGCGGTGAGTAGGGGGTttgtgaagaagaaaaggggttgCGTACCAGTACTCTGCGGGTTCTGTGAACTGAACTGCCAGGTGTGCCTTGTCTTTCTTGTCAGGCACCACGGTGAGGTACACCAAGTCTTTCCCAATCATCCTAATGTCAAGCGTGCCATTGCTGTTTTGCTGGGGGGCCACCTCCACTGACAGCTCATAGGAGCTCCCAACAGCAGGATCCTCGAGATGGATCATTTCCTTCTGAGAAACTTCACTTGACACTACTTCCCCTGTAGCAACAACGGTAGGCTCAACATACTCAACCTGCACAGGTCTAATCCCAATCGAATAGGTGAGGTTCCTGCTGGAATAGTTCTTGCCCAATCGGGAAAAGGACAGGTCCAAGGGTAGATGAATCGATGAGCCAGTCTTGCCAGTGCTGATAAGTACCACTCTGGTGGGACGTGTAATCTTGACGCTGGCAGGTGGTTGTGCACGAACCGTAGTTTCGACGGCCTGTTCGCGTTCGGTAATGGATCCAATGACAATCCAGGCTATGAATAGACCTAGGAGGCCAATCAAGGCCAACGAGCGCTGTTGAAACATGGTGAGCTTGGCGATGATTGCCATGGAGCCTGCAGCGGTGCAACGCTGTCGGCTGCCGTTCTTATAGGTTTTCGTGTCATGCTGTCGTCGACGTTGGTAGCCGTGGTCTAGACTCTAGTCTGGTTCTCTACAGCTCAGCCGCAGCAGACTTAGTTGGGCCGAAGCAGTGCGTGATAAGGAGAGGTGTCCAGTCTAGCTGTTTTGTGGTCGGTGTATGAGTGAGTCAGGCTGGTGGCAGCGAATCGAGAAGACATACGGTAAAGGATGCCTGGAACAGGCTTAGGATATCTAGTCATGCCACCAATGTCGTCTTCTCAAGGGCAAGTTGTTCACCCGCCTTTCGATTGCCATCAGCCCTACGCTAGCTTGTTCTGTTGAATATCGTCGGTGTTGGAACTGTGGCTGCATGACGGCTTCAGCTCGCGTATCTGATCCAATGGTTGATCCGACTAGACTCTGGACACACCGGTTAGCAACAGGTGCGGCACGACTTAGCTGTTTCGTCCCAATCCCACACAATACTCATGAGAAAGGAAGATAGTGTTGAAAATTAAGTAGGTATATTGCCTGCGGTACGTGctggggtggggtggggtatccaaaaaagcaacaatcatcctctccttcctttaCATATCTCGTAAACTTCTTCCAATCGAAAGCCCAGAATTTCATAAGAGAATCAAAAAGGTAAGCAAGCTCAAGGCCACCGTCATCCCGCCAGAGCCTTTCAATATCCCAGCAAGGTTCTGTTGCAGTTGGCTAGGAGCCGCCTGGCTGGCTACCACCTGCCCAGTAGATGCCAGGACCCTCTTTCCAGTGTTGTATTGAATGTTGTAAACAGGCGCAGTCGTTAATTCGGCCGGTGTCCCCAATCCGTTCGGGCACTGCGCTTGGTTTGCTGCTGGCCAGTCCAGATTGCACGGTTCGTCGTGTCCCCAAGAACAGATAGGATCCAAGATGTTGAAAAGAATGTGGTTCTTGCCGACCCAGGTATCCTTCTCAAGGCAGCTGGCGAGGAAGTTCATGCTGTTTGCCGCGCTCAAAGGAAGCTTGCCGTCTGGTGTATGGATCAAGTCGGAGCATTCAGAAGCTGCCAATTCCTCATACTCCATGGGCGTCTCGCCGCCAGCTGTTGGCTTCTCTGTCGCCGAATAGCCTGAGTACAGATAATTCCAAGCGTCGTAGCTGACATCGTATGCGCCCTCGCTCTGATCGATGCGCAAAAGTTtgaccttcctcccctcatAACTGAGCGAAATGCAGATGTTGTTGCAGTCAACTGAGCCAGGCCAGTAGGCGATGCGATTGGTGTCTACCTTGCAGCCCAAAACTCCAACTGAAGAAGAATAACTCTCGTGAGGTGTCGCCCAAACGGTGCCTTTGGCCGCGCGCGCTGTTGTGGCGACGGCGATGAGAAGCGAAGAGAATTGAATGGCTTGGCGCATCATGGCGACTAATGAATGTGAATCTGTGAAAAGGAGCGTAGGTTTGTTTGTATAGAGTGTACTAAGTATGTA is from Podospora pseudopauciseta strain CBS 411.78 chromosome 5 map unlocalized CBS411.78m_5.2, whole genome shotgun sequence and encodes:
- a CDS encoding uncharacterized protein (EggNog:ENOG503PC5I), producing the protein MMRQAIQFSSLLIAVATTARAAKGTVWATPHESYSSSVGVLGCKVDTNRIAYWPGSVDCNNICISLSYEGRKVKLLRIDQSEGAYDVSYDAWNYLYSGYSATEKPTAGGETPMEYEELAASECSDLIHTPDGKLPLSAANSMNFLASCLEKDTWVGKNHILFNILDPICSWGHDEPCNLDWPAANQAQCPNGLGTPAELTTAPVYNIQYNTGKRVLASTGQVVASQAAPSQLQQNLAGILKGSGGMTVALSLLTFLILL